Genomic DNA from Fibrobacter succinogenes:
CGAGCAGGCGGAACACCTTTTCCTGAACTTCCGGGTTGTGAATACGGATAGAACCACCGCCGATTTCCACGCCGTTAAGAACAAGGTCATAAGCTTCAGCGTTGCAATCCTTGAGGTTGCCGCTGAGCATCATGTCCAAATGTTCCGGAAGCGGGTTCGTGAACGGGTGGTGCATAGCCATGTAGCGGCCTTCGGTATCGCTGTATTCGAACATCGGGAATTCGGTAATCCAAACAAATTCACGCTTCTTCGGATCGCGGAGACCCTTGATACGGGCGACTTCCAAGCGGAGCTGGCCCATAGCCGTTGCTGCAATCTTTTCCGGACCGGCGATGAAGAACATCATGTCGCCGCACTTGGCGCCGACAGCGTCACGGAGTTCGTTAAGTTGTTCGGTCGTAAAGAACTTGCCGACCTGAGTTTCCACTTCGTCATTTTCCTTGACGCGCATCCACACGAGGCCCTTAGAACCGTACTTGCCCACGTAAGCGGTGAGTTCGTCAATCTGCTTACGAGTAAAATCGACACAGCCCTTAGCGGCGATACCGCGGATCTTGCCACCTGCGGCAACGCAGTTCTTGAACACGCCAAAGTTGGACTTGGCACCGATTTCGGACACATCGTGGATTTCGAGGTCGAAGCGGAGGTCCGGCTTATCAGAACCGTACTTGAGCATAGCTTCTGCCCACTTCATACGGCGGATGTGGCGCGGCGGTTCGAAGTCCCAAACCTTGCCCAAAACTTCAGTCACGAACTTGTCGAA
This window encodes:
- the aspS gene encoding aspartate--tRNA ligase encodes the protein KFYALPQSPQQYKQLLMIAGMDRYFQIAKCFRDEDLRADRQPEFTQIDVEMSFVNQDEVMEMFDKFVTEVLGKVWDFEPPRHIRRMKWAEAMLKYGSDKPDLRFDLEIHDVSEIGAKSNFGVFKNCVAAGGKIRGIAAKGCVDFTRKQIDELTAYVGKYGSKGLVWMRVKENDEVETQVGKFFTTEQLNELRDAVGAKCGDMMFFIAGPEKIAATAMGQLRLEVARIKGLRDPKKREFVWITEFPMFEYSDTEGRYMAMHHPFTNPLPEHLDMMLSGNLKDCNAEAYDLVLNGVEIGGGSIRIHNPEVQEKVFRLLGLSEEQVKTKFGFFVDAFKYGAPPHGGLAFGLDRVVATMEGEESIRDYIAFPKNTSASSPMDQCPSEVDLQQLQDIHISVQLPKGK